One window from the genome of Streptomyces sp. NBC_01476 encodes:
- a CDS encoding DUF899 domain-containing protein, with translation MSNNALPPIVDPSAWEKELAALRVREKAATRELDAIAAQRRRLPMVEMPDYVLEGEEGPVRLAEIFGEHPQLIVYSHMWHEGAEWQCGGCTGFTSQFTRLAGLEKFDARFVIVTQGPIDEALAYKRKVGNTMTWYSTADSNFGSDVGAPPNGGFAVNVFLRNGDTVYRTWHTDGRGTEQLSHLFPLVDVLPYGRQEEWQDSPEGWPQSPTYSRWVSSQEIAAAYGEGAS, from the coding sequence ATCAGCAACAACGCCCTGCCCCCAATCGTCGACCCTTCCGCCTGGGAGAAGGAGCTGGCCGCTCTGCGCGTGCGGGAGAAGGCCGCCACCCGCGAGCTGGATGCCATCGCGGCGCAGCGCCGCCGGCTGCCGATGGTGGAGATGCCCGACTACGTGCTGGAGGGTGAGGAGGGTCCGGTACGGCTCGCGGAGATCTTCGGTGAGCACCCGCAGCTGATCGTCTACAGCCACATGTGGCACGAGGGCGCGGAGTGGCAGTGCGGGGGCTGCACCGGTTTCACCTCGCAGTTCACCCGGCTCGCGGGCCTGGAGAAGTTCGACGCCCGGTTCGTGATCGTCACCCAGGGGCCGATCGACGAAGCGCTCGCCTACAAGCGCAAGGTGGGCAACACGATGACCTGGTACTCCACCGCGGACAGCAACTTCGGCAGCGATGTCGGTGCCCCGCCCAACGGCGGCTTCGCGGTCAACGTTTTCCTGCGCAACGGCGACACGGTCTACCGCACCTGGCACACCGACGGCCGCGGCACCGAGCAGCTCAGCCACCTCTTCCCTCTGGTCGACGTCCTGCCCTACGGCCGCCAGGAGGAGTGGCAGGACTCCCCGGAGGGCTGGCCCCAGTCCCCGACCTACAGCCGCTGGGTGTCGTCGCAGGAGATCGC